One Candidatus Synechococcus calcipolaris G9 genomic window carries:
- a CDS encoding PIN domain-containing protein translates to MYLLDTDIFIDIQRGFTPALSWFASLQELPSVPGFVVMELIQDAQNKQQVRKALQLVAPLTVVWPTEIDCARALSDFTAYHLSHKVGLVDSLIAACAVGQGFTLCTFNTKHYRVIPGLKMEQPYNR, encoded by the coding sequence ATGTATCTACTTGATACCGATATTTTTATTGATATTCAAAGGGGCTTTACACCTGCTTTAAGTTGGTTTGCCTCTCTTCAAGAACTGCCAAGTGTTCCTGGCTTCGTTGTTATGGAGTTGATTCAGGATGCGCAAAATAAGCAACAAGTTCGTAAAGCCTTGCAACTTGTCGCACCATTAACTGTAGTTTGGCCTACTGAGATTGACTGTGCGCGTGCTCTGTCTGATTTCACGGCTTACCATTTGTCACATAAAGTGGGATTAGTTGATTCTTTGATAGCTGCCTGTGCTGTAGGTCAGGGCTTTACCCTTTGCACCTTCAATACTAAGCATTATCGAGTCATTCCAGGACTAAAAATGGAGCAACCGTATAACCGCTAG
- a CDS encoding mannose-1-phosphate guanylyltransferase/mannose-6-phosphate isomerase, producing MNILPILLSGGSGSRLWPCSRQGHPKQFMALTDGGHSLLQQTWQRLEGLPQLGDPLVIANEAHRFLVAEQLQEINITPEAILLEPMGRNTAPAITVAALYLTQIVGQDPVLLVLPADHLIQDQRAFQGAIATAVESATQGWLVTFGIQPTEPNTGYGYIAKGAAIDTSGSFRVDKFVEKPDRPTAEAYLTSGSYLWNSGMFVFRASTFLAEVQRWQPAILAACEKSLTQAHHDLEFIRLDATAFATCPADSIDYAVMEHTEKAAVVPVQCGWSDVGAWSSLWQVAEKDDQGNAYRGDVLAVNSKNCFVYASDRLVTLLGVEDLIVVETADALLVARQDCAQDVKRLVEELLKRTRQEALSHRVIYRPWGKYDSIDVGSRFQVKRITVKQGASLSLQKHHHRAEHWVVVSGTAEVTCNGEKFLLTENESTYIPVGAVHRLANPGKIPLEMIEIQSGPYLGEDDIVRFEDHYGRCNDETEG from the coding sequence ATGAATATCCTACCTATTCTTCTGTCCGGTGGCTCCGGTAGTCGCCTCTGGCCCTGCTCCCGCCAAGGTCATCCCAAACAGTTTATGGCCCTAACCGATGGCGGCCATAGTCTCTTGCAGCAAACGTGGCAGCGTTTAGAAGGACTTCCCCAATTAGGTGATCCCCTCGTCATTGCCAATGAAGCCCATCGCTTTTTGGTGGCGGAGCAACTCCAGGAGATTAATATCACCCCTGAGGCGATCCTATTGGAACCCATGGGGCGGAATACGGCTCCAGCGATCACTGTGGCGGCCCTGTATTTAACCCAGATTGTGGGTCAGGATCCGGTTTTGTTAGTGTTACCGGCGGATCATCTGATTCAGGATCAACGGGCCTTCCAAGGGGCGATCGCCACGGCAGTCGAAAGTGCTACCCAGGGCTGGCTGGTCACGTTTGGAATTCAACCCACGGAACCCAATACGGGCTATGGGTACATTGCCAAGGGGGCAGCCATTGATACCTCCGGCAGCTTTCGGGTGGATAAGTTTGTCGAAAAACCCGATCGCCCCACAGCGGAAGCCTACCTGACCTCTGGTTCCTACCTATGGAATAGTGGCATGTTTGTCTTTCGTGCCAGTACCTTTTTAGCCGAAGTCCAGCGTTGGCAACCCGCTATCCTGGCGGCTTGTGAAAAATCCCTGACCCAGGCCCACCATGATCTGGAATTCATTCGCCTGGATGCCACCGCCTTTGCCACCTGTCCCGCAGACTCGATTGATTATGCGGTAATGGAGCATACCGAAAAAGCAGCCGTAGTGCCGGTTCAGTGTGGTTGGAGTGATGTGGGGGCCTGGTCTAGCCTGTGGCAAGTTGCCGAAAAAGATGACCAAGGCAATGCCTACCGAGGGGATGTCTTAGCCGTCAATAGCAAAAACTGCTTTGTCTATGCCAGCGATCGCCTGGTGACACTGCTGGGGGTGGAAGACCTAATTGTAGTGGAAACCGCCGATGCCCTTTTGGTGGCCCGCCAAGATTGTGCCCAGGATGTGAAGCGATTAGTGGAAGAATTGTTGAAGCGAACCCGCCAGGAAGCTCTGAGCCATCGGGTTATCTATCGTCCTTGGGGAAAGTACGATTCCATTGATGTGGGTTCCCGCTTTCAGGTGAAACGGATTACGGTGAAGCAGGGGGCCAGTCTTTCCTTGCAAAAGCATCACCACCGCGCCGAGCATTGGGTGGTGGTCAGTGGTACCGCTGAAGTCACCTGTAATGGTGAAAAATTTCTCCTGACGGAAAATGAGTCCACCTATATTCCGGTGGGGGCCGTTCATCGCCTTGCTAATCCAGGCAAAATTCCCCTGGAAATGATTGAAATTCAGTCAGGGCCGTACCTGGGGGAGGATGATATTGTCCGATTTGAAGATCACTACGGTCGCTGTAATGACGAGACTGAGGGTTAA
- the leuC gene encoding 3-isopropylmalate dehydratase large subunit, giving the protein MSQGTLFDKVWQQHTVATLPSGQTQLFIGLHLIHEVTSPQAFAMIRERGLKVLYPDRTVATVDHIVPTIDQSRPLADSLAEEMLQVLEKNCQEYHIRFFGIGSGHQGIVHVIAPEQGLTQPGMTIACGDSHTSTHGAFGAIAFGIGTSQVRDVLATQTLSLSKLKVRKIEVNGSLNAGVYAKDVILHIIRTLGVKGGVGYAYEYAGTTFDAMTMEERMTVCNMSIEGGARCGYINPDQTTFAYLQGRPFAPQGQDWQEAIAWWTSLRSDTDAVYDDVVTFNAADIPPTVTWGITPGQGIAVTDVIPPPETLPSSERAIASEAYAYMDLTPGQPIQGTKIDVCFIGSCTNGRISDLREAAKVAQGHQVKSGVKAFVVPGSEQVKVQAEAEGLDQIFVAAGFEWREPGCSMCLAMNPDKLEGRQMSASSSNRNFKGRQGSSSGRTLLMSPAMVAAAAITGQVTDIRSFL; this is encoded by the coding sequence ATGAGCCAGGGCACACTATTCGATAAAGTTTGGCAGCAGCACACCGTCGCCACATTACCTTCGGGGCAAACCCAACTTTTTATCGGTCTCCATCTCATTCACGAAGTCACCAGTCCCCAGGCCTTTGCCATGATTCGTGAGCGGGGTCTCAAGGTTTTGTATCCCGATCGCACCGTCGCCACCGTTGACCATATTGTGCCGACCATTGATCAATCCCGACCCTTAGCGGATAGCCTGGCGGAAGAAATGCTCCAGGTGCTAGAAAAAAATTGCCAGGAGTACCATATTCGCTTTTTTGGCATCGGTTCGGGCCATCAGGGGATTGTCCATGTGATTGCCCCGGAACAGGGCTTAACCCAACCGGGCATGACCATTGCCTGTGGAGATAGCCACACCTCAACCCATGGTGCCTTTGGGGCGATCGCCTTTGGCATTGGTACCAGTCAAGTACGGGATGTATTGGCAACCCAAACCCTATCCCTATCTAAGCTCAAGGTTCGCAAAATTGAAGTCAATGGCTCCCTCAATGCCGGAGTCTATGCCAAGGATGTGATTTTACACATTATCCGTACCCTGGGCGTGAAAGGGGGCGTGGGCTATGCCTACGAGTATGCTGGGACTACCTTTGATGCCATGACCATGGAAGAGCGGATGACGGTCTGCAATATGTCCATTGAAGGTGGAGCGCGGTGCGGCTATATTAATCCCGACCAAACTACCTTTGCTTATCTCCAGGGACGGCCCTTTGCGCCCCAGGGCCAGGATTGGCAGGAGGCGATCGCTTGGTGGACATCCCTTCGCAGTGATACCGATGCTGTCTACGATGATGTGGTGACATTTAATGCCGCAGATATTCCCCCCACCGTCACCTGGGGAATTACGCCAGGGCAAGGCATTGCAGTCACGGACGTGATTCCTCCCCCAGAAACCCTACCATCCTCAGAACGGGCGATCGCCAGTGAAGCCTATGCCTACATGGATCTAACGCCGGGCCAACCCATTCAAGGCACCAAAATTGACGTCTGCTTTATTGGCAGTTGTACCAACGGTCGCATTAGCGATCTGCGGGAAGCGGCCAAAGTGGCCCAGGGACACCAGGTGAAATCCGGGGTGAAAGCCTTTGTGGTACCGGGTTCCGAACAGGTGAAGGTGCAGGCGGAGGCGGAAGGTCTCGATCAAATCTTCGTGGCCGCAGGTTTTGAATGGCGAGAACCGGGTTGCTCCATGTGTTTGGCAATGAATCCCGATAAACTAGAGGGCCGGCAAATGAGTGCATCCTCCTCAAATCGTAATTTCAAGGGCCGTCAAGGTTCCAGTTCCGGGCGTACTCTGCTTATGAGTCCGGCGATGGTGGCGGCGGCGGCTATTACGGGCCAGGTGACGGATATTCGCAGTTTCCTATAG
- a CDS encoding P-II family nitrogen regulator has translation MHPVKRIEIVSDSVELAKIVEALKEAGASSYTIIHNVESKGIKGTVFDDSAVTMLDNAYVIAFCPPEKLKALAEAIRPILNKFGGSCWISEVTEIRSVRCISSL, from the coding sequence ATGCATCCAGTCAAACGCATTGAAATTGTCTCTGACTCGGTGGAGCTTGCCAAAATCGTTGAGGCCCTCAAGGAAGCCGGTGCATCCAGTTATACGATTATTCATAACGTGGAAAGCAAAGGCATTAAGGGAACTGTCTTTGACGACTCGGCAGTCACCATGCTGGATAATGCCTACGTCATTGCCTTTTGTCCACCGGAGAAACTCAAAGCTTTAGCAGAGGCCATTCGCCCCATTCTCAATAAGTTTGGTGGCTCCTGTTGGATTTCAGAGGTAACGGAGATCCGCTCAGTCCGCTGTATTTCATCCCTCTAA
- a CDS encoding type II toxin-antitoxin system PemK/MazF family toxin — MYRGGIWWANLPAPVGSEPGYRRPVLVIQDDTFTQSQISTVIVVIITSNIQLAEAPGNVLLPRGVSGLSRDSVVNVSQIFTIDKTFLVERIGSLPDYLQEEVDEGLRTVLYL; from the coding sequence ATGTATCGGGGAGGAATCTGGTGGGCAAACCTACCTGCTCCAGTCGGTTCAGAACCTGGATATCGCCGTCCCGTCTTAGTGATTCAGGATGATACTTTTACCCAGAGCCAGATTAGCACTGTTATCGTCGTCATTATCACTTCAAATATTCAGTTAGCGGAAGCACCAGGCAATGTACTATTACCGCGTGGGGTATCGGGATTGTCGAGAGATTCCGTCGTAAATGTCTCGCAAATTTTTACGATCGATAAGACGTTTTTGGTTGAGCGTATTGGTTCGCTACCAGACTACTTGCAGGAGGAGGTCGATGAGGGTTTACGAACAGTTTTATATCTTTAG
- a CDS encoding carbonic anhydrase, whose amino-acid sequence MGRLYGSVGRRDFLKFTGLMGAIAAMPWNTRPAWADTADMDMDEDRSLSPDEALNRLMAGNERFMHHTPKYPHQSAKRLHDVAQGQHPFATVLSCADSRVPVELLFDVGVGDLFDIRVAGNVITPEVLGSIEYAAALLGTSLVMVLGHERCGAVTAAVQDKPLPGNINAFVNSIKPALGSKHDQSAQFIETAVVSNVCYQIDQMKQQSPILADLEANGKLKIVGGRYDLDEGDVTLVA is encoded by the coding sequence ATGGGTAGATTATATGGCTCTGTGGGCCGGCGCGATTTCCTCAAATTTACTGGTTTGATGGGAGCGATCGCGGCGATGCCCTGGAATACTCGTCCTGCTTGGGCTGACACGGCAGATATGGATATGGATGAGGATAGGTCACTCTCTCCCGATGAAGCCTTGAATCGACTCATGGCCGGAAATGAGCGATTTATGCACCATACTCCCAAATATCCCCACCAGTCTGCCAAGCGACTCCATGATGTTGCCCAGGGCCAGCATCCCTTTGCCACGGTCTTAAGTTGTGCCGACTCCCGGGTTCCCGTAGAACTCCTCTTTGATGTCGGAGTTGGGGATCTCTTTGATATTCGCGTTGCCGGTAATGTGATCACCCCGGAGGTCTTGGGGAGTATTGAGTATGCCGCGGCCCTACTGGGCACGAGCTTGGTGATGGTTTTAGGTCATGAGCGGTGTGGGGCGGTGACGGCGGCGGTGCAGGATAAACCCCTACCAGGGAATATCAATGCCTTTGTCAATTCCATTAAACCTGCCCTCGGAAGTAAACATGATCAATCGGCCCAATTCATTGAAACGGCAGTGGTGAGTAATGTTTGCTATCAAATTGATCAGATGAAGCAGCAATCCCCTATCCTGGCGGATCTAGAGGCCAATGGCAAACTAAAAATTGTCGGCGGCCGCTACGACCTAGACGAAGGGGATGTCACCTTGGTTGCCTAG